A window of Juglans regia cultivar Chandler chromosome 7, Walnut 2.0, whole genome shotgun sequence contains these coding sequences:
- the LOC108983884 gene encoding DCN1-like protein 5 isoform X1, whose product MRRSASRKTGQPNSTSSVNSSPADFFRSASSKATSKELERVDNLFYSYANGSSGMIDPEGIETLCLDMEVDHTDVRILMLAWRMKSEKQGYFSLEEWRRGLKALRADTVHKIKKALPELEKEVRRPSTFVEFSSYAFQYCLTEEKQKSIDIESICELLDLVSGTQFRAQVDLFVEYLKAQNDYKVINMDQWMGFYRFCNEGPSDYTSQMPQDFFLLLSLHFLLDMKFVPKVHTSRSYLFVLGMMLKKVYCSLFMRFHHFFSMHRYHQSSCCKLLIF is encoded by the exons ATGCGCCGCTCTGCATCCAGGAAAACGGGTCAACCAAATTCAACGTCGTCTGTCAATTCTTCACCCGCAGATTTCTTCCGCTCCG CCTCAAGTAAAGCAACTTCAAAAGAGTTGGAACGAGTTGATAACCTATTTTATTCTTATGCAAATGGGTCTTCTGGTATGATTGA CCCAGAGGGAATTGAAACTCTTTGTTTGGACATGGAAGTGGATCATACTGATGTGAGGATCTTAATGCTTGCTTG GAGAATGAAATCAGAAAAACAGGGGTATTTTAGCCTG GAAGAGTGGCGAAGAGGCCTCAAAGCACTAAGGGCAGACActgtacataaaataaaaaaggcacTCCCGGAGCTGGAGAAAGAg GTTAGGAGGCCATCGACCTTTGTGGAGTTCTCTTCCTATGCATTCCAATATTGTTTAACAG AGGAGAAACAAAAGAGCATAGATATAGAGAGCATATGCGAATTATTGGATCTTGTTTCGGGCACCCAATTCCGGGCACAGGTTGACTTGTTTGTTGAGTATTTAAAG GCTCAGAATGATTACAAGGTCATAAATATGGATCAATGGATGGGCTTCTACCGGTTTTGCAATGAG GGCCCCTCAGACTACACAAGTCAAATGCCCCAggatttctttcttcttttgtctCTCCATTTCCTTTTAGACATGAAATTCGTGCCCAAGGTCCATACATCTAGAAGTTACTTGTTTGTATTAGGTATGATGCTTAAGAAAGTGTATTGTTCACTGTTTATGCggttccatcattttttttcgaTGCACAGATACCACCAAAGTAGTTGTTGTAAGTTGCTGATCTTTTAA
- the LOC108983884 gene encoding DCN1-like protein 4 isoform X2 has protein sequence MRRSASRKTGQPNSTSSVNSSPADFFRSASSKATSKELERVDNLFYSYANGSSGMIDPEGIETLCLDMEVDHTDVRILMLAWRMKSEKQGYFSLEEWRRGLKALRADTVHKIKKALPELEKEVRRPSTFVEFSSYAFQYCLTEEKQKSIDIESICELLDLVSGTQFRAQVDLFVEYLKAQNDYKVINMDQWMGFYRFCNEISFPDLSNYDPNLAWPLILDNFVEWLEAKQS, from the exons ATGCGCCGCTCTGCATCCAGGAAAACGGGTCAACCAAATTCAACGTCGTCTGTCAATTCTTCACCCGCAGATTTCTTCCGCTCCG CCTCAAGTAAAGCAACTTCAAAAGAGTTGGAACGAGTTGATAACCTATTTTATTCTTATGCAAATGGGTCTTCTGGTATGATTGA CCCAGAGGGAATTGAAACTCTTTGTTTGGACATGGAAGTGGATCATACTGATGTGAGGATCTTAATGCTTGCTTG GAGAATGAAATCAGAAAAACAGGGGTATTTTAGCCTG GAAGAGTGGCGAAGAGGCCTCAAAGCACTAAGGGCAGACActgtacataaaataaaaaaggcacTCCCGGAGCTGGAGAAAGAg GTTAGGAGGCCATCGACCTTTGTGGAGTTCTCTTCCTATGCATTCCAATATTGTTTAACAG AGGAGAAACAAAAGAGCATAGATATAGAGAGCATATGCGAATTATTGGATCTTGTTTCGGGCACCCAATTCCGGGCACAGGTTGACTTGTTTGTTGAGTATTTAAAG GCTCAGAATGATTACAAGGTCATAAATATGGATCAATGGATGGGCTTCTACCGGTTTTGCAATGAG ATAAGTTTTCCAGACCTTAGTAATTATGATCCTAACCTTGCTTGGCCCTTGATCCTGGACAATTTTGTTGAATGGTTGGAAGCAAAGCAGAGCTAA
- the LOC108984594 gene encoding deSI-like protein At4g17486, giving the protein MLCRKGSRNSEAGTVPVYLNVYDLTPINGYAYWFGLGVYHSGVQVHGIEYAFGAHEYPTTGIFEGEPKQCDGFTFRKTILIGKTDMGQTEVRAVMEELAGEYRGNAYNLITKNCNHFCNDACLRLTGNPIPSWVNRLARIGFLCNCVLPVTLNTTKVGHHRIEDKPCEEEKKKITSDSNRLTCSNSSSSSSSPSSSTIRRGRSRNRRALPPTSPLIMGSSS; this is encoded by the exons ATGTTGTGTAGGAAAGGTTCGAGGAATAGTGAAGCGGGAACGGTGCCGGTCTACCTTAATGTGTACGATCTGACACCCATTAATGGGTATGCCTATTGGTTTGGCCTCGGAGTTTACCATTCTGGCGTACAAG TCCATGGTATTGAGTATGCATTCGGAGCTCATGAGTACCCAACAACTGGAATATTTGAAGGGGAGCCAAAACAATGCGATGGATTTACATTTAGGAAGACAATTTTGATTGGGAAGACGGATATGGGGCAGACGGAAGTGAGGGCAGTCATGGAGGAGCTGGCAGGGGAGTACCGAGGGAATGCATATAATTTGATTACCAAAAACTGCAACCATTTTTGCAATGATGCTTGTCTTAGACTCACTGGAAATCCAATCCCGAGTTGGGTTAATCGGCTTGCTAGAATCG gatTTCTATGCAATTGTGTCCTTCCGGTGACTCTAAATACAACCAAAGTTGGGCATCATCGAATCGAAGATAAGCCatgtgaagaagaaaagaagaaaatcactAGCGACTCAAACAGACTCACTTGTTCtaattcatcttcttcttcatcttctccttctAGCTCTACAATTCGCAGGGGTAGAAGCAGAAACAGACGTGCCCTTCCTCCAACTTCGCCTTTGATTATGGGTTCTTCATCCTGA
- the LOC108984591 gene encoding uncharacterized protein LOC108984591: MFRARASWVRFATRSKDSKPVPARPFCTPTTSGSNTTKPPSNNNCSISENNAVESSPGNYDEAYKQLDKLDFATASKILFTDPPKRKKFGVDFHLVQLFFACMPSFAVYLVAQYARYEMRRMEAELEQKKKHEEEKEKEMELSVIEGKEPISDPELLEMKVRLDKLEEAVKGIAVETKKQTISSVAKNGGDSSEERNLATTGPPDTKSGSEPSKIVESDHLNKQDRPWLGRERVSGSAPVPDASLQDQKGKTQN; this comes from the exons ATGTTTCGCGCCAGAGCCTCTTGGGTCCGATTCGCTACGCGATCGAAAGATTCGAAACCCGTCCCAGCCAGACCATTTTGCACCCCCACCACCAGCGGCAGCAACACCACCAAACCCCCAAGCAATAACAACTGCAGTATCAGTGAAAACAATGCTGTTGAATCGAGTCCAGGTAATTATGACGAGGCGTATAAACAGCTGGATAAGCTCGACTTCGCGACTGCCTCTAAGATCCTCTTCACCGATCCTCccaagagaaagaaatttgG GGTTGATTTCCATCTGGTACAACTCTTCTTTGCCTGTATGCCTTCCTTTG CTGTATATTTGGTGGCTCAATATGCTCGCTATGAAATGAGAAGAATGGAAGCT GAATTGGAGCAAAAAAAGAAGcatgaagaagagaaggaaaaagaaatggaattaaGTGTTATAGAAGGAAAAGAACCGATATCTGATCCAGAGCTTTTGGAGATGAAAGTGAGACTGGATAAACTTGAGGAGGCAGTAAAAGGAATTGCTGTTGAAACAAAGAAACAGACCATCAGCAGCGTAGCCAAAAACGGGGGAGACAGTAGTGAGGAAAGGAATCTTGCGACAACTGGGCCACCTGACACCAAAAGTGGATCAGAACCAAGCAAGATTGTAGAGAGCGATCATCTCAATAAACAGGATCGACCTTGGTTGGGCCGAGAGAGGGTGAGTGGGTCAGCACCAGTTCCTGATGCTTCCTTGCAGGATCAGAAGGGCAAGACCCAAAATTAA
- the LOC108984593 gene encoding zinc finger protein 1: MGLPISEPRSPDTSTIISFSDAQPCQKPISGIPKGGGQQEQDQKSPPGSNPDLVLDLSLFSKDPNHGSKPELNLIDSVDVNSSRTSSDTPPGQGYETEPRVFSCNYCQRKFYSSQALGGHQNAHKRERTLAKRSQKIGAAFGNRYPIMASLPLHGSFNRSLGIQVHSMIHKPSYQSSNFGSPYLYGQNGWSRQSIDQQPAIGRLATENFHTGMAVASSGTGGAVRFDSSRKFTPATDGGFWWDRVGRLRTKQDELQKLDLSLKL; encoded by the coding sequence ATGGGCCTTCCAATTTCAGAACCACGTTCCCCTGATACTTCAACCATCATCTCATTTTCAGATGCTCAACCATGccagaaacccatttcgggAATCCCAAAGGGGGGAGGACAACAAGAACAAGATCAGAAAAGCCCGCCAGGCTCAAATCCTGATCTTGTGTTGGATCTAAGCCTCTTCAGCAAGGATCCCAATCACGGTTCGAAGCCAGAACTCAATCTCATCGATTCAGTCGATGTAAACTCATCGAGAACGTCTTCGGACACTCCTCCAGGTCAAGGTTATGAAACCGAGCCCCGGGTTTTCTCATGCAACTATTGCCAAAGAAAATTCTATAGCTCACAGGCACTCGGAGGGCATCAAAATGCGCATAAACGAGAGCGGACACTGGCAAAAAGAAGTCAGAAAATAGGTGCAGCTTTTGGAAACCGATACCCTATCATGGCTTCTTTACCTTTGCATGGTTCTTTCAATAGGTCTCTTGGGATTCAGGTACACTCCATGATTCATAAGCCCTCCTACCAGTCATCTAACTTTGGCTCCCCTTATCTGTATGGACAAAATGGGTGGTCAAGACAGTCGATTGATCAACAACCAGCCATTGGGCGGCTTGCAACGGAGAATTTTCACACGGGAATGGCAGTGGCGTCGTCCGGGACTGGTGGGGCTGTAAGATTCGACAGCAGCCGGAAGTTCACTCCGGCAACTGATGGAGGGTTTTGGTGGGATAGGGTTGGCCGTTTGAGGACTAAACAAGATGAGTTGCAGAAGCTCGACTTGTCCCTTAAACTCTAA
- the LOC108984599 gene encoding Golgi SNAP receptor complex member 1-1-like has protein sequence MMDVPSSWDALRKQARKLEAQLDEQMNSYRKAVSTKVPAKNDTSENNLESGIDRLLKQLQQVNSQMQAWVSSGGTEMVSHTLTRHQEILQDLTQEFYRLRSSLRAKKEHASLLEDFREFDRTRLDLEEGVGSGEQALLKEHASISRNTGQVDTVISQAQATLGALVIQRSTFGGINSKLSNVSSRLPTVNSILSAIKRKKSMDTIILSLVASVCTFLIFIYWLSK, from the exons ATGATGGATGTGCCGAGCTCATGGGATGCCCTTCGCAAACAG GCTCGGAAGCTTGAAGCTCAGTTGGATGAGCAAATGAATTCATATCGTAAAGCGGTTTCTACAAAGGTCCCTGCAAAAAATGATACTTCAGAGAACAATCTTGAATCTGGGATAGATCGACTGTTAAAACAGCTACAGCAAGTTAATTCACAGATGCAAGCTTGGGTATCATCAGGGGGAACAGAAATGGTTTCTCACACGTTGACTAGGCACCAGGAGATTCTGCAAGATCTCACTCAG GAGTTTTATCGTCTTCGCTCCAGCCTTAGAGCTAAGAAGGAACATGCTTCACTTCTTGAGGATTTTAGAGAGTTTGATCGCACAAGATTAGACTTGGAAGAGGGTGTTGGTTCTGGTGAGCAAGCACTCCTAAAAGAGCATGCATCTATTAGCCGAAATACAGGACAG GTGGATACTGTGATTTCGCAAGCTCAAGCAACACTTGGTGCACTCGTCATCCAACGTTCCACTTTTGGTGGCATCAATTCAAAGCTCAGCAATGTTAGCAGCCGCCTCCCAACG GTTAATAGCATACTCTCAGCAATCAAGAGGAAAAAGTCTATGGATACCATTATACTTTCACTCGTTGCATCCGTGTGcacatttctcatttttatctaCTGGTTGAGCAAATGA